In Miscanthus floridulus cultivar M001 chromosome 5, ASM1932011v1, whole genome shotgun sequence, one genomic interval encodes:
- the LOC136451135 gene encoding cationic peroxidase SPC4-like, whose product MAATSSRRPAALLVLVAAAAAVVALAAAGDVELLEGRYPPLAPGLSFDFYKKSCPKAESIVKEFLSSAVRQNVGLAAALIRLHFHDCFVQGCDASVLLDSTPTQPSEQLSPPNLTLRPAAFKAVNDIRARLEQACGRVVSCADIVTLAARESVALGGGPAYKVPLGRRDGLAAASNAAVLAALPPPTSKVPTLLSFLAKINLDTTDLVALSGGHTVGIAHCSSFGNRLFPTQDPTLNKFFAGQLYGTCPTNTTVNTTVNDVRTPNTFDNKYYVDLLNREGLFTSDQDLLSNATTRPLVTKFAVDQNAFFEQFVYSYVKMGQINVLTGSQGQVRANCSARNAGAAGDELPWSVVETVVDAAGSLVL is encoded by the exons ATGGCGGCTACTTCTTCTCGGCGCCCTGCTGCTCTGCTGGTActggtagcagcagcagcagccgtggTGGCCCTGGCGGCCGCCGGCGACGTCGAGCTGCTGGAGGGCAGGTACCCGCCGCTGGCGCCGGGCCTGTCGTtcgacttctacaagaagagctGCCCGAAGGCGGAGTCCATCGTGAAGGAGTTCCTGTCGTCGGCGGTGCGGCAGAACGTGGGGCTCGCCGCCGCGCTGATCCGGCTCcacttccacgactgcttcgtgCAGGGCTGCGACGCCTCCGTCCTGCTCGACTCCACGCCCACCCAGCCCAGCGAGCAGCTGTCGCCGCCCAACCTCACGCTCCGCCCGGCGGCGTTCAAGGCCGTCAACGACATCCGCGCCCGCCTCGAGCAGGCGTGCGGCCGCGTCGTCTCCTGCGCCGACATCGTCACGCTCGCCGCCCGTGAATCCGTTGCCCTG GGTGGCGGTCCGGCGTACAAGGTGCCGCTGGGCAGGCGAGACGGGCTAGCGGCGGCGTCGAACGCGGCCGTCCTGGCGGCGCTCCCGCCGCCGACGTCCAAGGTGCCAACGCTCCTGTCCTTCCTGGCGAAGATCAACCTGGACACGACGGACCTGGTGGCGCTGTCCGGCGGCCACACCGTAGGCATCGCGCACTGCAGCTCCTTCGGCAACCGTCTGTTCCCGACGCAGGACCCGACGCTGAACAAGTTCTTCGCGGGGCAGCTGTACGGGACGTGCCCGACCAACACGACGGTGAACACCACGGTGAACGACGTCCGGACGCCCAACACCTTCGACAACAAGTACTACGTGGACCTGCTCAACCGGGAGGGCCTCTTCACGTCGGACCAGGACCTGCTCAGCAACGCCACCACCAGGCCTCTGGTGACAAAGTTTGCTGTTGACCAGAACGCCTTCTTCGAGCAGTTTGTATACTCGTACGTCAAGATGGGGcagatcaacgtgctcacggggtcCCAGGGACAGGTCCGCGCCAACTGCTCCGCGCGCAACGCCGGCGCTGCTGGAGATGAGCTGCCGTGGTCCGTCGTCGAGACCGTCGTCGACGCCGCCGGCAGCCTCGTGCTCTAG
- the LOC136451136 gene encoding uncharacterized protein, giving the protein MSHRSAWSRIMDRYLDPAYIAKHEQGKRKRALRTAPTHHQGSRNLPAFKRALEVAHPDMPVSEFGAWAVSHMGPVKFGVVFNPEAPAQAYSDPSVHAKVRDYTEAVRALRGSYHNVSTEPLETEVIMRLGQGRKHGRLWIADGVDSSSSAPSLSDVRARSTARSLPIRARPTPTLSRVDELQTELAKTRETQAHLTAELEATKKQMADMYQIMQTIGQASGVQVQLPAPAPVRHFTPPPSAGSNNPTSVSPAADHVNPSPQSGPSLMSRGPHLQFRRCSRDVELCDVELVIINL; this is encoded by the exons atgtcgcataGATCGGCATGGTCGAGGATCATGGACAGGTACCTTGACCCGGCGTACATCGCAAAGCACGAGCAAGGCAAGCGAAAGCGGGCACTAAGGACCGctccaactcaccaccaaggcagccgcaacctccccgcattcaagcgagcactt gaggtggcacacccggACATGCCAGTGTCggagtttggggcatgggctgtgtcccacatgggcccggTGAAATTCGGTGTCGTCTTCAACCCGGAGGCCCCTGCCCAGGCTTACTCTGACCCGAGTGTCcacgctaaggtcagagactacaCGGAGGCGGTTAGGGCACTCCGTGGCTCATATCACAATGtgagcactgagccccttgagacagaggtgatcatgaggctggggcaaggcaggaagcatgggcggttgtggattgcagacggcgtcgactcctcgagctctgcaccctctctctccgacgtgagggcacggagcacggccagaagccttcccatacgtgcacggcctactccaacactatcgcgggtcgacgaacttcag ACCGAGCTGGCAAagacaagggagacgcaagcgcacctgaccgcagagctggaggccacgaagaagcagatggcggacatgtatcagatcatgcaaaccatcgggcaagcatcgggtgtccaagtgcagttgccagctccagctccggttcgacacttcactcct cctccgtcggcgggttcaaacaatcccactagcgtgtcaccggcggctgatcacgtcaacccttcgccgcagTCCGGTCCTTCACTGATGTCCagggggccacacctgcagttCCGTCGCtgcagtagggatgttgaactttgtgatgttgaacttgtaataataaacttgtga
- the LOC136454083 gene encoding cationic peroxidase SPC4-like, whose protein sequence is MSRAATLAAAAAVAVVLICFSSTATAADGNGNVRQPPLAPGLSFDFYKRTCPKAESIVRSFVQDAVRRDVGLAAGLLRLHFHDCFVQGCDASVLLDGSATGPGEQQAPPNLTLRPTAFKAINDIHDRLQKECGGAVVSCSDVLALAARDSVVVSGGPTYKVPLGRRDSASFATQQDVLSGLPPPTAAVPALLAVLSKINLDATDLVALSGGHTIGLGHCTSFEDRLFPRPDPTLNATFAGHLLRTCPAKGTDRRRVLDVRTPDAFDNKYYVNLVNREGLFTSDQDLFSNPGTRPLVEKFARSQRDFFDQFAFSVVKMGQIKVLTGAQGHIRRNCSARNAGTGVMLPWSIVEEAESLVF, encoded by the exons ATGTCTCGTGCTGCTAcgctcgctgccgctgccgcgGTGGCCGTCGTCCTCATCTGCTTCTCCTCAACGGCTACCGCGGCGGACGGCAACGGCAACGTGAGGCAGCCGCCGCTGGCCCCGGGCCTGTCCTTCGACTTCTACAAGCGGACCTGCCCCAAGGCGGAGTCCATCGTGCGGAGCTTCGTGCAGGACGCCGTGCGCAGGGACGTCGGCCTCGCCGCCGGCCTCCTGCGCCTCcacttccacgactgcttcgtccAGGGCTGCGACGCCTCCGTGCTCCTGGACGGCTCCGCCACCGGGCCGGGCGAGCAGCAGGCGCCGCCCAACCTCACGCTGCGCCCCACCGCGTTCAAGGCCATCAACGACATCCACGACCGCCTCCAGAAGGAGTGCGGTGGCGCCGTTGTCTCCTGCTCCGACGTCCTCGCGCTCGCCGCCCGGGACTCCGTCGTCGTG TCCGGCGGGCCCACCTACAAGGTGCCCCTGGGTCGTCGCGACAGCGCGAGCTTCGCGACGCAGCAGGACGTCCTGAGCGGGCTGCCGCCGCCGACGGCCGCGGTGCCGGCGCTGCTGGCCGTGCTGTCCAAGATCAACCTGGACGCAACCGACCTGGTGGCGCTGTCAGGCGGCCACACCATCGGGCTCGGCCACTGCACGTCCTTCGAGGACCGGCTGTTCCCGCGCCCGGACCCAACGCTGAACGCCACCTTCGCCGGCCACCTGCTTCGGACCTGCCCGGCCAAGGGCACCGACCGGCGGAGGGTGCTGGACGTGCGCACGCCCGACGCGTTCGACAACAAGTACTACGTGAACCTGGTAAACCGGGAGGGGCTCTTCACCTCGGACCAGGACCTCTTCAGCAACCCCGGTACCAGGCCCCTCGTGGAGAAGTTCGCGCGCAGCCAGAGGGACTTCTTCGACCAGTTCGCCTTCTCCGTGGTGAAGATGGGGCAGATCAAGGTGCTCACGGGGGCGCAGGGGCACATCCGCAGGAACTGCTCCGCCCGCAACGCCGGCACCGGCGTGATGCTGCCGTGGTCCATCGTCGAGGAGGCAGAGAGCCTCGTGTTCTAG